A DNA window from Myripristis murdjan chromosome 19, fMyrMur1.1, whole genome shotgun sequence contains the following coding sequences:
- the atp6v0a1b gene encoding V-type proton ATPase 116 kDa subunit a isoform X2 codes for MGELFRSEEMTLAQLFLQSEAAYCCVSELGELGMVQFRDLNPDVNVFQRKFVNEVRRCEEMDRKLRFVEKEIKKANIPMVDTGENPEVPFPRDMIDLEATFEKLENELKEINTNQEALKKNFLELTELKHILRRTQQFFDEMEDPNLLEESSALMEGSEGGRGAPLRLGFVAGVISRERIPTFERMLWRVCRGNVFLRQAEIEDPLEDPTTGDQVHKSVFIIFFQGDQLKNRVKKICEGFRASLYPCPETPQERKEMLAGVNTRIDDLQMVLNQTEDHRQRVLQAASKTMRVWFIKVRKMKAIYHTLNLCNIDVTQKCLIAEVWCPVSDLDSIQFALRRGTERSGSTVPSILNRMQTKQTPPTFNKTNKFTSGFQNIVDAYGIGNYREINPAPYTIITFPFLFAVMFGDMGHGVLMTAAALYLVIRESRLLSQKSDNEMFNMVFAGRYIILLMGMFSIYTGIIYNDCFSKSLNMFGSGWSVRPMFNAKGGNWTTETLDGNAVLQLDPAVPGVFNGPYPLGIDPIWNIATNKLTFLNSFKMKMSVILGVIHMLFGVSLSLFNHLYFKKPLNIFLGFIPEIVFMASLFGYLILLVFYKWTAYDASTSKDAPSLLIHFINMCLFNYNDPTNKPLYRGQMGIQVLLVLIALACVPCMLIVKTMVLRRQHLWKKHLGTQKFGGVRVGNGPTEDEAGIMDHDQLSQHSEEGDEHSEEEPFDFGDVAVHQAIHTIEYCLGCISNTASYLRLWALSLAHAQLSEVLWSMVMHLGLSSRSGGGFFGLSIIFSAFATLTVCILLIMEGLSAFLHALRLHWVEFQNKFYSGQGFKFVPFSFESILEGRFDE; via the exons ATGGGGGAGCTGTTCAGGAGCGAGGAGATGACCCTCGCCCAGCTCTTTCTCCAGTCAGAAGCAGCGTACTGCTGCGTCAGTGAACTGGGAGAACTGGGCATGGTCCAGTTCAGAGAT ctgaatCCAGACGTAAATGTGTTCCAGCGCAAGTTTGTTAATGAAGTGAGGAGATGTGAGGAGATGGACAGGAAACTGC GATTTGTGGAGAAGGAGATCAAGAAAGCCAATATCCCAATGGTGGACACCGGAGAAAATCCAGAAGTCCCGTTCCCCAGGGACATGATTGATCTGGAG GCCACTTTTGAGAAGCTGGAGAACGAGCTGAAGGAGATCAACACCAACCAGGAAGCCCTGAAGAAGAACTTCCTGGAGCTGACGGAGCTCAAGCACATCCTGCGCCGCACACAGCAGTTCTTTGACGAG ATGGAGGATCCAAATCTGCTGGAGGAGTCATCGGCCCTGATGGAGGGCAGCGAGGGGGGCCGCGGGGCCCCGCTCAGACTGGG GTTTGTAGCTGGTGTGATCAGCAGGGAGAGGATTCCCACCTTTGAGAGGATGCTGTGGAGGGTGTGTCGCGGCAACGTCTTTCTACGCCAGGCAGAAATCGAGGACCCTCTGGAGGATCCCACCACG GGTGACCAAGTCCACAAGTCGGTGTTCATCATCTTCTTCCAAGGTGACCAGCTGAAGAACAGGGTGAAGAAGATCTGTGAGGG GTTTCGTGCGTCTCTCTACCCCTGTCCAGAGACGCCtcaggagaggaaggagatgtTAGCTGGGGTCAACACCCGCATCGACGACCTCCAAATG GTGCTGAACCAAACCGAGGACCATCGTCAGCGGGTGCTGCAGGCCGCCTCCAAGACGATGAGGGTGTGGTTCATTAAGGTGAGGAAGATGAAGGCCATCTACCACACGCTCAACCTCTGCAACATCGACGTCACCCAGAAGTGTCTGATCGCCGAGGTGTGGTGCCCCGTCTCCGACCTGGACTCCATCCAGTTTGCCCTGCGCCGAGGGACG GAGAGGAGCGGCTCCACGGTGCCGTCCATCCTCAACAGGATGCAGACCAAGCAGACTCCGCCCACCTTCAACAAGACCAACAAGTTCACCTCAGGCTTCCAGAACATTGTGGACGCCTACGGCATTGGGAACTACAGGGAAATCAATCCAG CTCCATACACCATCATCACCTTCCCCTTCCTGTTTGCGGTCATGTTTGGCGACATGGGTCACGGCGTGCTGATGACCGCTGCCGCTCTCTACCTGGTCATCCGGGAGAGTCGCCTCCTCTCCCAGAAGAGTGACAACGAG ATGTTCAACATGGTGTTTGCTGGTCGGTACATCATCCTGCTGATGGGAATGTTCTCTATCTACACTGGCATCATCTACAACGACTGTTTCTCCAAATCACTCAACATGTTTGGCTCTGGATGGAGCGTCCGGCCCATGTTTAACGCCAAAGGAGGCAACTGGAC GACAGAGACGCTGGATGGAAATGCAGTGCTACAGTTAGACCCAGCTGTTCCTGGTGTTTTCAACGGGCCTTATCCTCTTGGAATCGACCCG ATCTGGAACATTGCTACCAACAAGCTGACCTTCCTCAACTCGTTCAAGATGAAGATGTCTGTGATCCTGGGTGTCATCCACATGCTGTTTGGAGTGTCTCTGAGTCTCTTCAACCACCT GTACTTCAAGAAGCCGCTGAACATCTTCCTGGGCTTCATCCCAGAGATCGTCTTCATGGCCAGCCTGTTTGGCTACCTCATCCTGCTGGTCTTCTACAAGTGGACGGCCTATGACGCCAGTACATCCAAGGATGCGCCCAGCCTGCTCATCCACTTTATCAACATGTGTCTCTTCAACTACAACGACCCCACCAACAAGCCCCTGTACCGGGGACAG ATGGGGATCCAGGTTTTGTTGGTGCTGATTGCCCTTGCATGTGTACCCTGTATGCTGATTGTGAAAACTATGGTGCTTCGGCGTCAGCACCTGTGGAAAAAGCACCTG GGCACGCAGAAGTTTGGAGGGGTGCGGGTGGGCAACGGGCCCACGGAGGACGAGGCTGGCATCATGGACCACGACCAGCTCTCCCAGCACTCAGAGGAGGGTGATGAG CACTCAGAGGAAGAGCCG TTTGACTTTGGTGATGTAGCCGTGCACCAAGCCATCCACACCATAGAGTATTGTCTGGGCTGCATCTCCAACACCGCCTCCTACCTGCGCCTCTGGGCCCTCAGTCTGGCTCATGCAC AGCTGTCGGAGGTGCTCTGGTCCATGGTGATGCACTTGGGTCTGTCTTCCCGCAGCGGGGGCGGCTTCTTTGGCCTGTCAATCATCTTCTCGGCCTTCGCCACCCTCACTGTCTGCATCCTGCTCATCATGGAGGGCCTGTCAGCCTTCCTGCATGCCCTCCGCCTTCactg
- the atp6v0a1b gene encoding V-type proton ATPase 116 kDa subunit a isoform X1: MGELFRSEEMTLAQLFLQSEAAYCCVSELGELGMVQFRDLNPDVNVFQRKFVNEVRRCEEMDRKLRFVEKEIKKANIPMVDTGENPEVPFPRDMIDLEATFEKLENELKEINTNQEALKKNFLELTELKHILRRTQQFFDEMEDPNLLEESSALMEGSEGGRGAPLRLGFVAGVISRERIPTFERMLWRVCRGNVFLRQAEIEDPLEDPTTGDQVHKSVFIIFFQGDQLKNRVKKICEGFRASLYPCPETPQERKEMLAGVNTRIDDLQMVLNQTEDHRQRVLQAASKTMRVWFIKVRKMKAIYHTLNLCNIDVTQKCLIAEVWCPVSDLDSIQFALRRGTERSGSTVPSILNRMQTKQTPPTFNKTNKFTSGFQNIVDAYGIGNYREINPAPYTIITFPFLFAVMFGDMGHGVLMTAAALYLVIRESRLLSQKSDNEMFNMVFAGRYIILLMGMFSIYTGIIYNDCFSKSLNMFGSGWSVRPMFNAKGGNWTTETLDGNAVLQLDPAVPGVFNGPYPLGIDPIWNIATNKLTFLNSFKMKMSVILGVIHMLFGVSLSLFNHLYFKKPLNIFLGFIPEIVFMASLFGYLILLVFYKWTAYDASTSKDAPSLLIHFINMCLFNYNDPTNKPLYRGQMGIQVLLVLIALACVPCMLIVKTMVLRRQHLWKKHLSQKREETPAENLEQSLEQTGVSSSCTGLTQQGTQKFGGVRVGNGPTEDEAGIMDHDQLSQHSEEGDEHSEEEPFDFGDVAVHQAIHTIEYCLGCISNTASYLRLWALSLAHAQLSEVLWSMVMHLGLSSRSGGGFFGLSIIFSAFATLTVCILLIMEGLSAFLHALRLHWVEFQNKFYSGQGFKFVPFSFESILEGRFDE, from the exons ATGGGGGAGCTGTTCAGGAGCGAGGAGATGACCCTCGCCCAGCTCTTTCTCCAGTCAGAAGCAGCGTACTGCTGCGTCAGTGAACTGGGAGAACTGGGCATGGTCCAGTTCAGAGAT ctgaatCCAGACGTAAATGTGTTCCAGCGCAAGTTTGTTAATGAAGTGAGGAGATGTGAGGAGATGGACAGGAAACTGC GATTTGTGGAGAAGGAGATCAAGAAAGCCAATATCCCAATGGTGGACACCGGAGAAAATCCAGAAGTCCCGTTCCCCAGGGACATGATTGATCTGGAG GCCACTTTTGAGAAGCTGGAGAACGAGCTGAAGGAGATCAACACCAACCAGGAAGCCCTGAAGAAGAACTTCCTGGAGCTGACGGAGCTCAAGCACATCCTGCGCCGCACACAGCAGTTCTTTGACGAG ATGGAGGATCCAAATCTGCTGGAGGAGTCATCGGCCCTGATGGAGGGCAGCGAGGGGGGCCGCGGGGCCCCGCTCAGACTGGG GTTTGTAGCTGGTGTGATCAGCAGGGAGAGGATTCCCACCTTTGAGAGGATGCTGTGGAGGGTGTGTCGCGGCAACGTCTTTCTACGCCAGGCAGAAATCGAGGACCCTCTGGAGGATCCCACCACG GGTGACCAAGTCCACAAGTCGGTGTTCATCATCTTCTTCCAAGGTGACCAGCTGAAGAACAGGGTGAAGAAGATCTGTGAGGG GTTTCGTGCGTCTCTCTACCCCTGTCCAGAGACGCCtcaggagaggaaggagatgtTAGCTGGGGTCAACACCCGCATCGACGACCTCCAAATG GTGCTGAACCAAACCGAGGACCATCGTCAGCGGGTGCTGCAGGCCGCCTCCAAGACGATGAGGGTGTGGTTCATTAAGGTGAGGAAGATGAAGGCCATCTACCACACGCTCAACCTCTGCAACATCGACGTCACCCAGAAGTGTCTGATCGCCGAGGTGTGGTGCCCCGTCTCCGACCTGGACTCCATCCAGTTTGCCCTGCGCCGAGGGACG GAGAGGAGCGGCTCCACGGTGCCGTCCATCCTCAACAGGATGCAGACCAAGCAGACTCCGCCCACCTTCAACAAGACCAACAAGTTCACCTCAGGCTTCCAGAACATTGTGGACGCCTACGGCATTGGGAACTACAGGGAAATCAATCCAG CTCCATACACCATCATCACCTTCCCCTTCCTGTTTGCGGTCATGTTTGGCGACATGGGTCACGGCGTGCTGATGACCGCTGCCGCTCTCTACCTGGTCATCCGGGAGAGTCGCCTCCTCTCCCAGAAGAGTGACAACGAG ATGTTCAACATGGTGTTTGCTGGTCGGTACATCATCCTGCTGATGGGAATGTTCTCTATCTACACTGGCATCATCTACAACGACTGTTTCTCCAAATCACTCAACATGTTTGGCTCTGGATGGAGCGTCCGGCCCATGTTTAACGCCAAAGGAGGCAACTGGAC GACAGAGACGCTGGATGGAAATGCAGTGCTACAGTTAGACCCAGCTGTTCCTGGTGTTTTCAACGGGCCTTATCCTCTTGGAATCGACCCG ATCTGGAACATTGCTACCAACAAGCTGACCTTCCTCAACTCGTTCAAGATGAAGATGTCTGTGATCCTGGGTGTCATCCACATGCTGTTTGGAGTGTCTCTGAGTCTCTTCAACCACCT GTACTTCAAGAAGCCGCTGAACATCTTCCTGGGCTTCATCCCAGAGATCGTCTTCATGGCCAGCCTGTTTGGCTACCTCATCCTGCTGGTCTTCTACAAGTGGACGGCCTATGACGCCAGTACATCCAAGGATGCGCCCAGCCTGCTCATCCACTTTATCAACATGTGTCTCTTCAACTACAACGACCCCACCAACAAGCCCCTGTACCGGGGACAG ATGGGGATCCAGGTTTTGTTGGTGCTGATTGCCCTTGCATGTGTACCCTGTATGCTGATTGTGAAAACTATGGTGCTTCGGCGTCAGCACCTGTGGAAAAAGCACCTG TCCCAGAAGAGGGAAGAAACCCCTGCAGAGAATCTAGAGCAGTCTTTAGAGCAAACAGGCGTGTCCTCATCATGCACCGGACTCACCCAACAGGGCACGCAGAAGTTTGGAGGGGTGCGGGTGGGCAACGGGCCCACGGAGGACGAGGCTGGCATCATGGACCACGACCAGCTCTCCCAGCACTCAGAGGAGGGTGATGAG CACTCAGAGGAAGAGCCG TTTGACTTTGGTGATGTAGCCGTGCACCAAGCCATCCACACCATAGAGTATTGTCTGGGCTGCATCTCCAACACCGCCTCCTACCTGCGCCTCTGGGCCCTCAGTCTGGCTCATGCAC AGCTGTCGGAGGTGCTCTGGTCCATGGTGATGCACTTGGGTCTGTCTTCCCGCAGCGGGGGCGGCTTCTTTGGCCTGTCAATCATCTTCTCGGCCTTCGCCACCCTCACTGTCTGCATCCTGCTCATCATGGAGGGCCTGTCAGCCTTCCTGCATGCCCTCCGCCTTCactg